The Planococcus donghaensis genome contains a region encoding:
- a CDS encoding mechanosensitive ion channel produces MNDIGNSFRGVGNTIIDYIPNVLGALLLLLVAWIVATVVRAIFTKGLKKAGADRAMVKGHMAKTKEDADSILDSIGKILYYLIFILFIPSVLQALDMNNVAQPISNMMDKLLAFLPNLFMAIIILVIGYFVAKFVKNLVFSLLTAINIDKWFNKFTNKPAGTTGTTRMDAGDKATLANVLANIVFVIVLIPILTIALETLNIRSISEPIVNMLNQVLNMIPNIFVAIILILVGVLIAKFVGDLLISLLNGTGINRFSTYLNTDKTKTPSFDIANIIGKVVQAIIIIFFTVEAMNVLQLDVLNGIGEAVIAYLPLLISSLIILGLGLIGGSLLGNYVQQASGNRLMGAVVKYVIIIIAVFMTLDQLNFATNIVNLAFLFIIAGLAVAFAISFGIGGRDFAKRQLEKFETKMEKENDKPDL; encoded by the coding sequence ATGAATGATATTGGCAACTCTTTTAGAGGAGTTGGAAACACGATTATCGACTACATTCCAAACGTTTTAGGGGCATTATTATTATTACTTGTCGCATGGATTGTAGCAACGGTTGTACGGGCTATTTTCACTAAAGGTTTGAAAAAAGCAGGTGCAGATCGGGCCATGGTCAAAGGACATATGGCGAAAACAAAAGAAGACGCAGACAGCATACTGGATTCTATAGGGAAAATTCTTTATTACCTAATCTTCATTTTGTTTATTCCGAGCGTTTTGCAAGCATTGGATATGAACAATGTAGCACAGCCAATTTCAAACATGATGGATAAGCTATTGGCATTCTTGCCAAACCTCTTCATGGCTATTATTATCCTAGTGATTGGTTACTTTGTTGCTAAGTTTGTGAAAAATCTGGTGTTTAGCCTTTTAACAGCTATCAACATTGATAAGTGGTTTAATAAATTTACTAACAAACCTGCCGGCACAACAGGGACTACAAGAATGGACGCTGGTGACAAGGCGACATTAGCAAACGTTCTAGCTAATATCGTATTTGTTATTGTCTTAATTCCAATCTTGACCATCGCGTTAGAAACATTGAATATCCGCTCTATTTCTGAACCAATTGTAAACATGCTCAATCAAGTTCTGAACATGATTCCAAATATCTTTGTAGCGATTATCTTAATTCTAGTAGGTGTCTTGATCGCTAAATTCGTTGGAGATTTGTTGATTAGCCTCTTAAATGGAACAGGAATTAACCGCTTCTCAACATATTTGAATACGGATAAAACAAAAACACCAAGTTTTGATATTGCCAACATCATCGGAAAAGTCGTACAAGCGATTATCATCATCTTCTTTACAGTAGAAGCGATGAACGTACTGCAACTAGACGTATTAAATGGAATTGGTGAAGCAGTAATTGCATACTTGCCACTGCTCATTAGTTCATTAATTATTCTAGGATTAGGGTTGATTGGTGGTAGCTTGCTTGGAAACTACGTTCAACAAGCTTCTGGTAATCGACTTATGGGAGCTGTCGTGAAATACGTAATTATCATCATTGCTGTATTCATGACACTTGACCAGTTGAACTTTGCAACAAACATTGTTAACCTAGCCTTCCTATTCATTATCGCTGGACTTGCAGTAGCATTTGCAATTTCCTTCGGTATAGGTGGACGTGACTTTGCGAAGCGTCAACTTGAAAAGTTTGAAACAAAAATGGAAAAAGAAAACGATAAACCTGACCTTTAA
- a CDS encoding helix-turn-helix domain-containing protein, translating into MYMTVQETAAFLSMPEEQVNRYVLEGRIRAVHDGEQYMINTSQFGTHFQQLEQAKLALEEWRATPIPDDVDIKDED; encoded by the coding sequence ATGTATATGACAGTCCAGGAAACTGCTGCCTTTTTGTCTATGCCTGAAGAACAAGTCAATCGTTACGTATTAGAAGGTCGTATTCGCGCAGTTCATGACGGAGAGCAATACATGATCAACACTTCTCAATTCGGTACGCACTTTCAGCAGTTGGAACAGGCTAAGTTAGCGTTAGAAGAATGGCGCGCTACCCCGATTCCAGATGATGTGGATATTAAAGATGAAGACTAA
- the metX gene encoding homoserine O-acetyltransferase MetX — MKTVSIGSLTLDSTKTLDNVELAYERLGDENAPVILICHALTGDQRAVGTAQHPGWWAGLIGPGMSVDTTAFQVITFNVLGGCHGSTGPLSVNPISGVPYKADFPTLTIRDMVRAEYLALKKLGIKKLAAVIGGSLGGMKTLEWGRTYPEFIGAIFPLAVTPYYSDYGVAFNHIGIIAIENDKDFNGGNYEETGLLKGFEIARMAGMVTYRSAKMFNQRFGRSGNDSEFHVQSYLNYQGEKLAGRFDANSYLVLLKAMNTHDIKDAVLEVPVYSLSFTYDLLYPHEQMVPWLEKQTNAAWEIIETDFGHDGFLVEFEKWGGFIEEKLKSLLVPELIR; from the coding sequence ATGAAAACAGTATCCATTGGCTCATTAACCTTGGACTCAACTAAGACGCTAGACAATGTAGAACTTGCATATGAACGTCTCGGAGATGAAAATGCCCCCGTAATTCTGATTTGTCATGCGCTAACTGGCGATCAACGTGCAGTTGGCACAGCGCAACATCCAGGATGGTGGGCAGGATTAATTGGTCCAGGGATGTCAGTGGATACGACTGCTTTCCAAGTAATTACATTTAATGTATTGGGCGGTTGCCATGGATCAACCGGACCTTTATCAGTAAATCCTATAAGTGGAGTACCTTACAAAGCTGATTTCCCAACACTAACGATACGTGACATGGTACGGGCAGAATATTTGGCGTTAAAAAAGCTTGGGATCAAGAAATTGGCCGCAGTAATTGGGGGATCACTTGGAGGCATGAAAACCTTAGAGTGGGGAAGAACTTACCCCGAATTTATCGGAGCAATTTTCCCATTGGCTGTTACGCCATATTATAGTGATTATGGAGTAGCATTTAACCATATTGGGATAATAGCTATCGAAAATGATAAAGATTTTAATGGTGGGAACTACGAAGAGACTGGTTTGCTAAAAGGGTTTGAAATAGCAAGAATGGCCGGCATGGTCACTTACCGAAGCGCTAAAATGTTCAATCAGCGCTTTGGGCGAAGTGGGAATGATAGTGAATTTCATGTACAGTCCTACTTAAACTATCAAGGGGAAAAATTAGCAGGTCGTTTTGATGCGAATAGTTATCTGGTGTTGTTAAAAGCGATGAATACACATGATATTAAAGATGCTGTTTTAGAAGTTCCAGTCTATTCGTTATCGTTTACCTATGATTTACTTTATCCACATGAACAGATGGTTCCGTGGCTTGAAAAGCAAACAAATGCAGCTTGGGAAATCATTGAAACGGATTTTGGTCATGACGGATTTTTAGTAGAGTTCGAAAAATGGGGAGGCTTTATAGAAGAAAAGTTAAAAAGCCTTTTAGTGCCGGAGCTTATTCGGTAA